From the Sphingomonas aliaeris genome, one window contains:
- a CDS encoding CoA transferase subunit A: MKKLYPDAAAALDGVLFDGMTICAGGFGLSGIPERLIDAIQAAGTKDLTIASNNAGIDGEGLGKLLRTRQVKKMISSYVGENKEFERQYLSGELEVEFCPQGTLAERCRAGGAGIPGFYTKTGVGTLVADGKEVKTFDGEDYILERGIRADLAIIKGWKADESGNLIFRKTARNFNAPMATAGKICVAEVEEIVPVGSLDPDCIHLPGVYVNRLVMGGPYDKKIEFRMTRTRAEA, encoded by the coding sequence ATGAAGAAGCTCTATCCCGATGCCGCCGCCGCGCTCGACGGCGTCCTGTTCGACGGCATGACGATCTGCGCGGGCGGGTTCGGCCTCAGCGGCATTCCCGAACGCCTGATCGATGCGATCCAGGCAGCGGGGACGAAGGACCTGACGATCGCCAGCAACAATGCCGGCATCGACGGAGAAGGTCTGGGCAAGCTGCTCCGCACGCGTCAGGTGAAGAAGATGATCTCGTCCTATGTCGGCGAGAACAAGGAGTTCGAGCGGCAATATCTGTCCGGCGAACTCGAGGTCGAATTCTGCCCGCAAGGCACGCTCGCCGAACGCTGCCGCGCGGGCGGCGCAGGCATCCCCGGATTCTACACCAAGACGGGCGTCGGTACGCTCGTTGCCGATGGCAAGGAGGTGAAGACCTTCGACGGAGAGGACTATATCCTGGAACGCGGCATCCGCGCCGATCTTGCGATCATCAAGGGCTGGAAAGCGGACGAAAGCGGCAACCTCATCTTCCGCAAGACGGCGCGCAACTTCAATGCGCCGATGGCCACCGCGGGCAAAATCTGCGTCGCCGAAGTCGAGGAGATCGTGCCCGTCGGCAGCCTCGATCCGGACTGCATCCACCTGCCCGGGGTCTATGTGAACCGGCTCGTCATGGGCGGCCCGTACGACAAGAAGATCGAATTCCGCATGACCCGGACCCGCGCCGAGGCATGA
- a CDS encoding PAS domain-containing sensor histidine kinase, which yields MSEVDFAAVRGLIDPDGRLREADTRLDELNVRAGGAIGQSVAVPQIASVARLAKRLGIPVTRAVIAGDADGDLELWVKADPTSDGVQLEITGWQLRTAWIPGVSAGNRDGDFVRSKADWLWETDAALRLTYVSAGAGTRHGFDPTALMGQPLTGLFALGEDGEGAFPILNGLAKRQRFEDQRAILRPTGQDVRLTATPRTDRMGGFAGFIGAVHVLASVVPSERQAEPDIVPSGGLPGSFAVRLDAALRTPLGRIIANADSINAQSEGPLRQDYVDYAADIASAGRHLMGLIDDLVDLQAIERPDFAVTTEAIDLGDVARRAAGLLAVRASASLVSIDRSETDDVAPAHGEFRRALQVLVNLIGNAVRYSPAGGIVRIHTERAGEAAMVIVADQGKGIAIQDQERIFDKFERVDPGEPGGSGLGLYIARRLARAMGGDITVDSAPGDGARFVFTLPYQG from the coding sequence ATGAGCGAGGTCGATTTTGCCGCCGTCCGCGGGTTGATCGATCCCGATGGGCGGTTGCGGGAGGCCGATACACGCCTGGACGAACTGAACGTGCGCGCCGGCGGGGCGATCGGCCAAAGCGTGGCGGTGCCGCAGATCGCTAGCGTCGCCCGGCTGGCAAAGCGGTTGGGTATTCCCGTGACGCGCGCCGTCATTGCGGGCGATGCCGATGGCGACCTCGAACTGTGGGTGAAGGCGGATCCGACGTCGGATGGCGTGCAGCTTGAAATCACGGGATGGCAATTGCGCACGGCGTGGATTCCCGGTGTATCGGCCGGCAATCGCGACGGCGATTTCGTTCGCAGCAAGGCGGATTGGCTGTGGGAGACGGATGCCGCGCTTCGTTTGACGTATGTGTCTGCCGGCGCGGGTACGCGTCATGGCTTCGATCCTACGGCGCTGATGGGGCAACCGCTGACCGGACTGTTCGCGCTGGGCGAGGACGGGGAGGGGGCGTTTCCCATTCTCAACGGCCTGGCGAAACGGCAGCGGTTCGAGGATCAACGGGCGATCCTTCGTCCGACCGGTCAGGACGTCCGGCTGACCGCGACGCCGCGTACCGACCGGATGGGCGGATTCGCAGGCTTTATCGGCGCCGTTCACGTCTTGGCGAGCGTCGTCCCGTCGGAGCGTCAGGCCGAGCCGGACATCGTTCCATCGGGCGGGCTGCCCGGCTCCTTCGCGGTTCGACTGGATGCCGCCTTGCGTACGCCGCTGGGGCGGATCATCGCTAATGCGGACAGCATCAACGCGCAGTCGGAGGGACCGCTGCGTCAGGATTACGTCGATTATGCCGCCGATATCGCAAGCGCGGGGCGGCATCTGATGGGGTTGATCGACGATCTGGTCGATTTGCAGGCGATCGAACGGCCGGACTTTGCCGTCACGACTGAAGCCATCGACCTGGGCGACGTCGCGCGCCGAGCGGCCGGGTTGCTGGCAGTGCGGGCTAGCGCGTCCCTCGTATCGATCGACCGATCGGAGACCGATGACGTGGCGCCCGCGCATGGCGAATTCCGCCGCGCGTTGCAGGTATTGGTCAATTTGATCGGCAATGCGGTGCGATATTCCCCGGCGGGCGGGATCGTGCGGATCCATACGGAGCGCGCGGGCGAGGCTGCAATGGTGATCGTCGCCGATCAGGGCAAGGGTATCGCGATCCAGGATCAGGAGCGGATCTTCGACAAGTTCGAACGGGTCGATCCGGGCGAGCCGGGCGGGAGCGGGCTCGGCCTGTACATCGCGCGCCGGCTGGCGCGGGCGATGGGCGGGGACATCACGGTCGACAGCGCCCCGGGGGATGGCGCACGGTTCGTCTTCACGCTACCGTATCAAGGGTAG
- a CDS encoding M56 family metallopeptidase produces the protein MLDEQVRGTQMEGGIHLIETDAANGPLAFGVLRKYVAFPRDFVSRYDQDERDLALAHELGHHARHDLAANWFALAVLALHWFNPVAWRAFRAFRADQEIANDARVLAGLSPMARHAYACAIVKSAHGGAVSAACHLHTINDLKGRLKILTTNKTSRSRLIGGAAAIAAIGVAGLGLTASGTQAAETVRSKVETVTGVNLAQFETVTPAEPAPYTEAQVAEMPAPPAPPEQPEALNLPPPGPGEDRNIQSSTTVTDGKVVKRVKVITRGKDGKVITEDWRGMDELRNMPEVTSANCPKGDAKQMVINEQRGQKKHIIICTNRIEQAVAEGTKVAANSADIERNALRSAMAGLRSARASIENNRDMSSEARSEALKGIDEAMAEVTADIAKAH, from the coding sequence ATGCTCGACGAACAGGTGCGCGGCACGCAGATGGAAGGCGGAATCCACCTGATCGAGACCGACGCGGCGAACGGCCCACTGGCCTTCGGCGTGCTGCGCAAATACGTCGCCTTTCCGCGCGATTTCGTCTCGCGCTACGATCAGGACGAGCGCGATCTGGCGCTGGCGCATGAGCTTGGACATCATGCCCGGCACGATCTTGCGGCGAACTGGTTCGCGCTCGCCGTACTTGCGCTGCACTGGTTCAATCCGGTGGCGTGGCGCGCGTTCCGGGCGTTCCGCGCCGATCAGGAAATCGCCAACGATGCGCGCGTGCTTGCGGGACTCAGTCCGATGGCGCGGCATGCCTATGCCTGCGCGATCGTCAAATCGGCGCATGGCGGCGCGGTGTCGGCCGCCTGCCACCTCCACACGATCAACGACCTCAAAGGGAGACTGAAGATTCTGACGACCAACAAGACCAGCCGGTCTCGCCTTATCGGCGGCGCGGCGGCGATCGCGGCGATCGGGGTGGCGGGGCTGGGCCTGACCGCGTCGGGTACGCAGGCGGCAGAGACCGTGCGTTCGAAAGTCGAGACGGTGACGGGCGTGAACCTGGCCCAGTTCGAAACCGTCACGCCTGCCGAGCCGGCGCCCTATACCGAAGCGCAGGTCGCGGAGATGCCCGCACCGCCCGCGCCGCCGGAACAGCCCGAGGCGCTGAACCTGCCGCCACCCGGACCGGGCGAGGACCGGAATATACAGTCGTCCACGACCGTCACGGATGGCAAGGTGGTGAAGCGCGTCAAGGTCATTACGCGTGGCAAGGACGGTAAGGTCATCACCGAGGATTGGCGCGGGATGGACGAACTGCGCAATATGCCCGAGGTCACCTCCGCCAACTGCCCCAAGGGTGATGCCAAGCAGATGGTGATCAACGAGCAACGCGGTCAGAAGAAGCATATCATCATCTGCACCAACCGGATCGAGCAGGCCGTTGCCGAGGGTACGAAGGTCGCCGCCAACAGCGCGGATATCGAACGCAACGCCCTGCGATCCGCGATGGCGGGACTGCGCAGCGCGCGCGCATCGATCGAGAACAATCGCGATATGTCTAGCGAAGCGCGTTCCGAGGCGCTGAAGGGGATAGACGAGGCGATGGCCGAAGTTACTGCGGATATCGCCAAGGCGCATTGA
- the gltX gene encoding glutamate--tRNA ligase, which yields MGATQEAGAADLATPPAKKVVTRFAPSPTGFLHIGGARTALFNWLYARHTGGDFLLRIEDTDRARSTQPAIDAILDSMSWLGLDWDGETVYQFARATRHAEVANELLAAGNAYKCYATPEELTALRESQKAAKQPMRYDGRWRDRAPEDAPEGAPFVVRIKAPKDGATTIDDKVQGPVTVQNAELDDFVLLRSDGTPTYMLAVVVDDHDMGVTHVIRGDDHLNNAFRQLAVIRGMGWEEPVYAHIPLIHGTDGAKLSKRHGAVGVDSYRDELGILPEALGNYLLRLGWGHGDDEVISRDQAIEWFDLPGVGKSPSRFDLKKLENLNGQYIREADDARLADLVAGKLDPAPSQAQHDLLVRAMPSLKPRAANLNELAAATAFLFAVRPLPIDPAAADLITGSAPAILATAHSALDALDGWDTEKLEDAVRHVAEQSGVKLGQVAQPLRVALTGKKTSPGIFDVLVLLGREESLARIADHMNA from the coding sequence TTGGGCGCAACACAAGAAGCAGGGGCCGCCGATCTGGCGACGCCCCCGGCCAAGAAGGTCGTCACCCGGTTTGCGCCTTCGCCGACCGGTTTCCTGCATATCGGCGGGGCCCGTACGGCGCTGTTCAACTGGCTGTACGCTCGGCACACCGGCGGCGATTTTCTGTTGCGGATCGAGGATACGGATCGCGCGCGCTCGACCCAGCCTGCGATCGACGCGATCCTCGATTCGATGTCGTGGCTCGGTCTCGATTGGGATGGCGAGACGGTCTATCAGTTCGCCCGTGCCACGCGTCATGCGGAGGTCGCCAACGAGCTTCTGGCCGCCGGCAACGCCTATAAATGCTATGCCACGCCCGAGGAACTGACGGCGCTGCGTGAGTCGCAAAAGGCCGCCAAGCAGCCGATGCGCTACGACGGCCGATGGCGCGATCGTGCGCCCGAGGACGCACCCGAAGGTGCGCCTTTCGTCGTCCGCATCAAGGCCCCGAAGGACGGTGCCACGACGATCGACGACAAGGTGCAGGGTCCGGTTACGGTCCAGAATGCCGAACTGGACGATTTCGTCCTGCTGCGTTCGGACGGAACGCCGACCTATATGCTCGCGGTCGTCGTCGACGATCATGACATGGGCGTGACGCACGTCATTCGCGGCGACGATCATCTGAACAACGCGTTTCGTCAGCTTGCGGTCATTCGCGGCATGGGCTGGGAAGAACCGGTCTACGCGCACATTCCGCTGATTCACGGCACGGACGGCGCGAAACTGAGCAAGCGTCACGGCGCGGTCGGGGTCGATTCGTACCGCGACGAACTCGGCATCCTGCCGGAGGCGCTCGGCAACTATCTGCTCCGGCTCGGCTGGGGCCACGGCGATGACGAAGTGATCAGCCGCGACCAGGCGATCGAGTGGTTCGATCTGCCGGGCGTCGGCAAATCGCCGTCTCGCTTCGACCTGAAAAAGCTGGAGAACCTCAACGGCCAGTATATTCGCGAAGCCGATGACGCCCGGCTGGCCGATCTCGTCGCAGGCAAGCTGGACCCCGCGCCTTCGCAGGCGCAGCACGACCTGCTCGTCCGGGCGATGCCGTCGCTGAAGCCCCGCGCGGCGAACCTCAACGAACTGGCCGCCGCTACCGCCTTCCTGTTTGCGGTACGGCCTCTTCCGATCGATCCGGCGGCGGCCGATCTCATAACGGGCAGCGCGCCCGCCATTCTCGCAACTGCACACAGCGCGCTTGACGCGCTGGACGGCTGGGATACGGAGAAACTCGAAGACGCGGTTCGGCATGTTGCCGAACAATCCGGGGTCAAACTCGGCCAGGTTGCGCAGCCCCTGCGGGTCGCTCTGACTGGCAAGAAGACCTCGCCGGGAATTTTCGATGTGCTCGTATTGCTCGGGCGCGAGGAAAGCCTGGCCCGGATCGCCGATCACATGAACGCCTGA
- a CDS encoding BlaI/MecI/CopY family transcriptional regulator: MAERISDAEHTVMEVLWDESPLTAQDVAERIPSTRDWSANTVKTLLGRLLAKNIIAHEEEGRRYLYRPLVARGDYVAGESRKLMDRLFGGKLTPLVAHLAERDELTATDIAEIEALLKGLKS; this comes from the coding sequence ATGGCCGAACGGATCAGCGATGCGGAGCATACGGTGATGGAGGTACTGTGGGACGAAAGCCCACTGACCGCGCAGGACGTGGCCGAGCGCATCCCGTCGACCCGCGACTGGAGCGCGAATACGGTGAAGACATTGCTCGGCCGTTTGCTCGCCAAGAACATCATCGCGCATGAGGAAGAGGGGCGGCGGTACCTGTACCGCCCGCTCGTCGCGCGGGGCGATTACGTCGCCGGGGAAAGCCGCAAGCTGATGGACCGGTTGTTCGGCGGCAAGCTGACGCCGCTGGTTGCGCATCTGGCCGAGCGGGACGAACTGACCGCGACCGACATTGCCGAGATCGAGGCGCTGCTGAAGGGGCTGAAATCGTGA
- a CDS encoding DUF2336 domain-containing protein, with the protein MHCPPPARRNSISPSLLARLANHPDRIVAEASTGLFMAESRRRGVIECISQKDLPAGLHQRLVWWVAAAVRERCDASGQEVAVLDAALAEAALHSLSAHDDRDRLEAVAMRLAVAFEAGPQELPSLLIEAIGDRRIALFTAFLSQAVGLDYEQGREIVCDPDTGRLWLVLRALDCDRRTIARIGLALCEADARRDLEDFADSLDDIADVSPTRARQALAPMKLHPDYRAALSALMHGAQAYR; encoded by the coding sequence ATGCACTGCCCGCCACCAGCCCGGCGGAACTCGATCTCGCCGAGCCTGCTGGCGCGCCTTGCCAACCATCCCGACCGTATCGTGGCGGAAGCCTCCACCGGGTTGTTCATGGCGGAAAGTCGCCGCCGTGGCGTCATCGAGTGCATCTCGCAGAAGGACCTACCCGCCGGATTGCACCAGCGATTGGTCTGGTGGGTGGCGGCGGCAGTACGCGAAAGATGCGATGCATCGGGGCAGGAGGTGGCGGTGCTGGATGCGGCGCTTGCCGAAGCGGCGCTGCACAGTCTGTCCGCACATGACGATCGCGACCGGCTGGAAGCGGTGGCGATGCGGCTGGCGGTCGCGTTCGAAGCCGGACCGCAGGAACTGCCGTCATTGCTGATCGAGGCGATCGGCGACCGGAGGATTGCGCTGTTCACCGCCTTCCTCTCACAGGCGGTGGGGCTCGATTACGAACAGGGTCGTGAGATCGTGTGCGATCCGGATACGGGCCGCTTGTGGCTCGTGTTGCGCGCTTTGGACTGTGACCGGCGGACGATCGCGCGGATCGGTCTGGCGCTGTGCGAAGCCGATGCGCGACGCGATCTGGAGGATTTCGCCGATTCGCTGGACGACATTGCGGACGTTTCGCCGACGCGTGCCCGGCAGGCGCTGGCTCCGATGAAACTGCATCCGGACTATCGCGCGGCGCTTTCCGCTCTGATGCACGGGGCGCAAGCATACCGATGA
- a CDS encoding SMP-30/gluconolactonase/LRE family protein: MNQLTTIATGLRFPEGPVAMPDGSIILVEIAAGRITRILPDGGKQIVAEPGGGPNGLAIGPDGKLYCCNNGGFEYLDRNGLLIPHGQARDYSGGRIERIDLETGAIETLYKDGDFGCTLRGPNDIVFDAHGGFWFTDHGKTRQRERDVTGIFYAKADGSFLQEVVFPSENPNGIGLSPDGNTLYAAETYTCRLMAFRVTAPGKVDQTAGLGGAGIPLYRPAGYKFFDSLGVDSAGNICVATIGESGISVISPTGELVDFVATPDPFTTNICWGGPDLRTAYITLSGTGQLVSMDWPRPGLKLNH; the protein is encoded by the coding sequence ATGAACCAGTTGACCACGATCGCCACCGGCCTGCGTTTTCCCGAAGGCCCGGTAGCGATGCCGGACGGCAGCATCATCCTCGTGGAGATCGCGGCGGGCCGCATCACCCGCATCCTGCCCGATGGCGGGAAGCAGATTGTTGCCGAACCGGGCGGTGGACCCAACGGCCTCGCGATCGGACCGGATGGCAAGTTGTACTGCTGCAACAATGGCGGCTTCGAATATCTCGACCGGAACGGCCTGCTGATCCCGCACGGGCAGGCACGGGACTATTCCGGTGGCCGGATCGAGCGGATCGATCTGGAAACGGGCGCGATCGAAACCTTGTACAAGGACGGTGATTTCGGCTGCACTCTGCGCGGTCCGAACGACATCGTGTTCGATGCGCATGGCGGCTTCTGGTTCACCGATCACGGCAAGACCCGCCAGCGCGAACGCGACGTCACCGGCATCTTCTACGCCAAGGCCGATGGCAGCTTCCTGCAAGAAGTCGTTTTCCCCAGCGAGAACCCCAACGGCATCGGCCTCTCGCCCGACGGCAACACGCTGTACGCCGCCGAGACCTATACCTGCCGGCTGATGGCGTTCCGCGTCACCGCGCCGGGCAAGGTCGATCAGACCGCGGGCCTGGGTGGCGCGGGCATCCCGCTCTATCGGCCCGCCGGGTACAAGTTCTTCGACTCGCTGGGCGTGGACTCCGCCGGCAACATCTGCGTCGCGACGATCGGGGAAAGCGGCATTTCAGTCATCTCGCCCACCGGCGAGTTGGTCGACTTCGTCGCGACGCCCGATCCCTTCACGACAAATATCTGTTGGGGCGGCCCGGATCTGCGCACCGCTTATATCACGCTATCCGGCACCGGGCAGCTGGTCAGCATGGACTGGCCGCGCCCTGGGTTGAAGCTGAACCACTGA
- a CDS encoding citrate synthase — MSDTAKLPATLNVEGKDIDCAVMSGTVGPDVIDIRKLYAQTGKFTYDPGFTSTASCDSAITYIDGDEGVLLHRGYPIGQLAEDSSFMEVSYLLLNGELPSKDELEAFSHTISRHTMLHEQLATFYRGFRRDAHPMAIMCGVVGALSAFYHDSTDITDPQQRMIASHRLIAKMPTIAAMAYKYSVGQPFLYPDNNLSYTGNFLRMTFGVPAEEYVVNPIVEKAMDRIFILHADHEQNASTSTVRLAGSSGANPFACIAAGIACLWGPAHGGANEAALNMLREIGTVDRIPEYIARAKDKNDPFRLMGFGHRVYKNYDPRATVMQQTVREVLGELGVTDPVFDVALKLEEMALSDPYFVEKKLFPNVDFYSGVILSAIGFPTTMFTVLFALARTVGWVAQWNEMISDPAQKIGRPRQLYTGPTQRDYVPVGER, encoded by the coding sequence ATGAGCGACACCGCAAAGCTGCCCGCAACCCTGAATGTCGAAGGCAAGGACATCGACTGCGCAGTCATGTCCGGCACCGTCGGCCCCGACGTTATCGACATCCGCAAACTGTATGCCCAGACGGGCAAGTTCACCTACGATCCGGGATTCACCTCGACCGCGTCGTGCGACAGCGCGATCACCTATATCGATGGCGACGAAGGCGTTCTGCTGCACCGCGGCTATCCGATCGGTCAGCTTGCCGAGGATTCGAGCTTCATGGAGGTATCGTACCTCCTGTTGAACGGCGAACTTCCCTCGAAGGACGAACTCGAGGCGTTCAGCCACACGATCAGCCGCCACACGATGCTGCACGAACAGCTTGCGACTTTCTATCGCGGCTTCCGTCGCGACGCGCATCCGATGGCGATCATGTGCGGCGTCGTCGGCGCGCTCAGCGCCTTCTACCATGATTCGACCGACATTACCGATCCGCAGCAGCGCATGATCGCCAGCCATCGCCTGATCGCGAAAATGCCGACGATCGCTGCGATGGCGTACAAGTACAGCGTCGGTCAGCCGTTCCTGTATCCGGACAACAACCTGTCCTACACCGGCAACTTCCTGCGCATGACGTTCGGCGTTCCGGCCGAGGAATATGTCGTCAATCCGATCGTCGAAAAGGCGATGGACCGCATCTTCATCCTGCATGCCGATCACGAACAGAATGCATCCACCTCGACCGTGCGTCTCGCCGGCTCGTCGGGTGCGAACCCGTTCGCCTGCATCGCGGCTGGCATCGCCTGCCTGTGGGGCCCGGCGCATGGCGGCGCGAACGAGGCCGCGCTCAACATGCTGCGCGAAATCGGCACGGTGGACCGCATTCCTGAATATATCGCCCGTGCGAAGGACAAGAACGATCCGTTCCGCCTGATGGGATTCGGCCACCGCGTGTACAAGAATTACGATCCGCGCGCGACCGTGATGCAGCAGACCGTCCGCGAAGTGCTCGGCGAACTGGGCGTGACCGATCCGGTCTTCGACGTCGCGCTGAAGCTCGAGGAAATGGCGCTGAGCGATCCATATTTCGTCGAGAAGAAGCTGTTCCCCAACGTCGATTTCTATTCGGGCGTCATCCTGTCGGCGATCGGTTTCCCGACGACCATGTTCACCGTCCTCTTCGCGCTCGCCCGCACCGTCGGCTGGGTCGCGCAGTGGAACGAGATGATCAGCGATCCGGCGCAGAAGATTGGCCGTCCGCGGCAGTTGTACACCGGCCCGACGCAGCGCGACTACGTCCCCGTCGGCGAGCGATAA